One region of Cobetia sp. cqz5-12 genomic DNA includes:
- the pgl gene encoding 6-phosphogluconolactonase: protein MSATVTEQDPRVQTAHSLAEYLAAALRADLDVDPSARALLVVSGGSTPKPLFAALRDKPLDWSRVDITLADERWVSEDADDSNARFVREHLLSGAASAATFHPLTNAEAEPEVGYAEVSARIAALPWPASALILGMGGDGHTASLFPDGDRLQEALTSADCCVPMRAPSVPQARITLSLERLRQTRRTVLHLTGTDKQAVLSRALNDVEAVSELPIRAFLSAPLALYWAP from the coding sequence ATGAGCGCCACCGTGACTGAGCAGGACCCGCGCGTACAGACCGCACACTCTCTCGCCGAGTATCTGGCCGCCGCCTTGCGCGCAGACCTCGACGTTGATCCGTCAGCGCGTGCGCTGCTGGTGGTTTCCGGCGGCTCCACGCCCAAGCCGCTGTTTGCTGCGCTGCGCGACAAGCCGCTGGACTGGTCGCGTGTCGATATCACTCTCGCCGATGAGCGTTGGGTGAGCGAAGACGCCGATGACAGCAATGCACGCTTCGTGCGTGAGCACCTGCTGAGCGGTGCGGCCAGTGCCGCCACCTTCCATCCGCTGACCAACGCCGAGGCAGAGCCGGAAGTCGGTTACGCAGAAGTGAGCGCTCGCATCGCGGCACTCCCCTGGCCGGCCTCCGCGCTGATTCTCGGCATGGGTGGCGATGGTCATACGGCCTCGCTGTTCCCCGATGGTGACCGCCTGCAGGAAGCGCTGACCAGCGCGGATTGCTGTGTCCCGATGCGTGCACCCAGCGTGCCGCAGGCGCGTATCACGTTGTCTCTCGAGCGTCTGCGCCAGACGCGTCGTACCGTGCTTCATCTCACGGGGACCGACAAGCAGGCCGTGCTGTCGCGCGCGCTGAACGACGTCGAAGCGGTCAGTGAACTGCCGATTCGTGCCTTCCTGTCCGCGCCGCTGGCGCTTTACTGGGCCCCCTGA
- a CDS encoding putative selenate ABC transporter substrate-binding protein: protein MRWLATAALTLISALPVAMSLAQADTFKFTAIPDEDESRLVERFDKVADYLEEKLGVDVEYVPVKSYSAAVSAFRNDQIQMAWFGGLTGVQARQMVPGSVAIAQGVEDAAFRSYFIARRDLKLAGDAAEPLDALPDSVEGHSFTFGAKTSTSGRLMPEYYLREQFQQAPDALFSRVGFSGDHSRTIALVAAGTYDVGAVNFAVWEAAVKDGKVDPSKVQVLWQTPAYPDYQWTIRGDADSHFGADFTAHVTTALLDMKDPDLLESFPRSGFIPASNDDYAPIKTVGEQLGLLR from the coding sequence ATGCGCTGGCTGGCCACTGCTGCTCTGACCCTGATTTCCGCCCTTCCCGTGGCCATGAGTCTGGCTCAGGCCGACACCTTCAAGTTCACGGCGATTCCGGATGAAGACGAATCACGCCTGGTCGAGCGTTTCGACAAGGTTGCCGACTACTTGGAAGAGAAGCTGGGCGTCGATGTCGAGTATGTGCCGGTCAAATCCTACAGCGCCGCTGTCAGCGCCTTTCGCAATGACCAGATCCAGATGGCCTGGTTCGGCGGCCTGACAGGCGTCCAGGCGCGTCAGATGGTGCCGGGCTCCGTGGCCATCGCACAGGGCGTGGAAGACGCCGCCTTCCGCAGCTACTTCATCGCGCGTCGCGACCTCAAGCTGGCCGGCGATGCCGCCGAGCCGCTGGACGCACTGCCCGACTCCGTCGAAGGCCACTCCTTCACCTTCGGCGCCAAGACCTCCACTTCGGGTCGCCTGATGCCGGAATACTATCTGCGTGAGCAGTTCCAGCAGGCACCGGACGCCCTGTTCAGCCGCGTCGGTTTCTCCGGCGACCACTCCCGCACCATCGCGCTGGTCGCCGCCGGGACCTATGACGTGGGCGCGGTCAACTTCGCGGTGTGGGAAGCAGCCGTCAAGGATGGCAAGGTCGACCCGAGCAAGGTGCAGGTACTGTGGCAGACGCCGGCCTATCCGGATTATCAGTGGACGATTCGTGGCGATGCCGACAGCCACTTCGGCGCGGACTTCACCGCCCATGTCACCACGGCCCTGCTGGACATGAAGGACCCGGACCTGCTCGAGAGCTTCCCGCGCTCCGGCTTCATTCCCGCCAGCAACGATGACTACGCGCCGATCAAGACCGTCGGCGAACAGCTCGGTCTGCTGCGCTGA
- a CDS encoding ATP-binding cassette domain-containing protein, translating to MTQETPSPLLHLSQDHLGHGAEVVLRDLDIRLLPGERIALLGASGAGKSTLLEALRAALQQRGVAAAWCPQRQGLVPQLSVYHNIFMGRLDQHSRLTNLFNLLRPKPAHWQAVAALCEPLGIAGLMERSVEALSGGQRQRVAIARALYQGHDLFLGDEPVASVDPHQASQLIQLIHARHATSVVALHQRELALTHFTRVIGLGKQTDGMGHDQGQVLLDVAIDGLTPGDLDFLYPAAATRESSDVS from the coding sequence ATGACCCAGGAAACACCCTCTCCACTGCTGCACCTTTCGCAGGATCACCTCGGCCATGGCGCCGAGGTGGTCTTGCGTGATCTGGATATTCGCCTCCTGCCGGGCGAGCGCATCGCCCTGCTCGGTGCCAGTGGCGCAGGCAAGTCCACGCTGCTGGAAGCCCTGCGCGCCGCGCTGCAACAGCGCGGCGTAGCGGCCGCCTGGTGCCCTCAACGCCAGGGGCTGGTGCCGCAATTGTCGGTCTACCACAACATCTTCATGGGCCGGTTGGACCAACACTCACGGCTGACCAATCTGTTCAATCTGCTGCGCCCGAAACCGGCTCACTGGCAGGCGGTCGCCGCGCTGTGCGAACCGCTGGGTATCGCCGGCCTGATGGAGCGCTCCGTCGAGGCGCTTTCCGGCGGTCAGCGCCAGCGTGTCGCCATCGCACGCGCGCTCTATCAGGGCCATGACCTGTTCCTCGGTGACGAACCCGTCGCAAGCGTGGACCCGCATCAGGCCAGCCAGTTGATCCAGTTGATTCATGCCCGTCACGCCACCAGTGTGGTGGCGCTTCATCAGCGCGAGTTGGCACTCACTCACTTCACGCGCGTGATCGGTCTTGGCAAGCAGACTGATGGCATGGGCCATGATCAGGGTCAGGTGCTGCTGGATGTCGCGATCGACGGACTGACGCCCGGCGACCTGGACTTCCTGTACCCCGCTGCGGCGACCCGCGAGTCATCCGATGTCAGCTGA
- a CDS encoding pilin: MTRKQQAGFTLIELMIVIAIIGILAAIAIPRYQDYTKRANVSEGLQLAAAAKTAVTEVYSTSSSFPTSNAAAGLQDADTITGNAVDSVTVGDLGVITVNYNSTVDDGAEITLTPSAASGGSITWSCGKNATMDDAWVPADCRSGS; encoded by the coding sequence ATGACACGCAAGCAACAAGCTGGTTTTACACTTATCGAGCTGATGATCGTTATTGCCATCATTGGTATTTTGGCTGCTATAGCAATCCCGCGTTACCAGGATTATACTAAGCGTGCTAATGTCTCTGAAGGTTTGCAGTTGGCAGCAGCTGCCAAAACTGCAGTTACAGAAGTGTATTCTACTTCTAGTAGCTTCCCTACTTCTAATGCAGCGGCAGGCTTACAGGATGCTGATACCATTACAGGTAATGCGGTTGATTCTGTGACAGTAGGGGATCTTGGTGTTATTACAGTGAACTACAACAGCACCGTAGATGACGGCGCGGAGATTACTCTCACTCCTTCCGCTGCATCTGGTGGCAGTATTACTTGGAGTTGTGGTAAAAATGCAACCATGGATGATGCATGGGTGCCTGCAGACTGTCGTTCTGGTTCATAA
- the pilB gene encoding type IV-A pilus assembly ATPase PilB, giving the protein MPQSEHMLKGFAARLVDSGLLEPQAAQLAEQEANEAGESLLLHIIAHGLVTARDATLAAAWEYGLPYVDLDALRIDSLPSIDELPEKVLRKLGVLPLYRREHRLTVGVPSPSTLTHLDELQFATGLSIESVLVAADQLTPALEQYLEAGEESAMDMLSEDGEALDGLDFEGEEDNNNDLAITANSDDAPVVRFVHKVLLDAIKRGASDIHFEPYESTYRIRFRIDGMLVENTRPPFNMRNRISARLKVMSRMDISERRLPQDGAIKLRLSKSRSIDFRVNTLPTVYGEKLVLRILDPSSAKMGIEALGFEPEQRAMFEKTLNQPQGMILVTGPTGSGKTVTLYTGLNILNTPERNISTAEDPVELKVEGVNQVNVLPKIGLDFASALRAFLRQDPDVVMVGEIRDKETAEIAVKAAQTGHLVLSTLHTNSAPETLTRLSNMGIAPFNIASSVSLIIAQRLARRLCTHCRQPTEIPPEAMASMGFSEDNGFSAAELEAATIFRPVGCSQCTLGYKGRVGIYEVMPISDEMSRLIMREGTAIELADQARKEGLSDLRRSGLRKVMSGMTSLEEVNRITKD; this is encoded by the coding sequence ATGCCCCAGTCAGAACACATGCTAAAAGGATTTGCCGCCCGACTGGTCGACTCTGGCCTGCTCGAACCACAGGCAGCACAGCTGGCTGAACAGGAAGCCAATGAGGCCGGGGAAAGCCTGTTGCTGCACATCATTGCGCATGGTCTGGTGACAGCACGTGACGCGACATTGGCGGCCGCCTGGGAATATGGCCTGCCGTATGTGGATCTCGATGCCCTTCGTATCGACTCGCTGCCTTCCATTGACGAGCTGCCCGAGAAGGTCTTGCGCAAGCTGGGTGTACTGCCACTCTATCGCCGTGAGCATCGGCTGACCGTCGGCGTGCCCTCCCCATCAACACTTACGCATTTAGATGAGCTGCAATTTGCCACTGGCTTGTCGATCGAGAGTGTCCTGGTCGCCGCCGACCAGCTGACGCCAGCATTGGAGCAGTACCTGGAAGCCGGCGAAGAAAGCGCCATGGACATGCTGAGCGAAGATGGCGAAGCACTCGATGGGCTGGATTTTGAAGGCGAAGAAGATAACAACAACGATCTAGCCATTACAGCCAACAGTGATGATGCGCCAGTGGTGCGCTTCGTTCACAAGGTACTGCTGGATGCCATCAAGCGTGGTGCCTCGGATATCCACTTCGAGCCCTACGAATCCACCTATCGCATTCGTTTTCGTATCGATGGCATGTTGGTTGAGAATACCCGTCCACCCTTCAATATGCGTAACCGGATCTCGGCACGCCTGAAGGTCATGTCGCGCATGGATATTTCTGAGCGCCGTTTACCGCAGGACGGCGCGATCAAGCTGCGCCTGTCCAAGTCCCGTTCCATCGATTTCCGCGTCAATACACTACCCACCGTGTATGGCGAGAAGCTGGTACTGCGTATCCTGGACCCCAGCTCGGCCAAGATGGGCATCGAGGCGCTGGGCTTCGAACCCGAACAGCGCGCCATGTTCGAAAAGACGCTGAATCAGCCCCAGGGCATGATTCTGGTCACTGGGCCTACCGGTAGCGGCAAGACCGTGACGCTCTACACCGGCTTGAATATCCTCAATACACCGGAGCGCAATATCTCGACGGCGGAAGATCCGGTCGAACTCAAGGTAGAAGGCGTCAACCAGGTCAACGTGCTACCCAAGATCGGACTGGACTTCGCCTCGGCCCTGCGCGCCTTCCTGCGCCAGGATCCCGATGTAGTGATGGTGGGGGAAATTCGAGACAAGGAAACCGCCGAGATTGCTGTCAAGGCTGCACAGACCGGCCACCTGGTGCTTTCTACCCTGCACACCAACTCAGCACCCGAGACACTGACGCGTCTGAGCAACATGGGGATTGCCCCTTTCAACATCGCGAGCTCCGTCTCGTTGATCATCGCTCAGCGCCTTGCGCGTCGCCTGTGCACCCACTGCCGCCAGCCCACGGAAATTCCGCCCGAGGCGATGGCCTCGATGGGCTTCAGTGAAGACAATGGCTTCAGTGCAGCAGAACTCGAGGCAGCGACCATATTCCGCCCCGTCGGTTGCAGCCAGTGCACACTGGGTTACAAGGGGCGAGTCGGCATTTATGAAGTCATGCCGATCTCGGATGAGATGAGCCGCTTGATCATGCGTGAGGGCACCGCCATCGAGCTGGCAGACCAGGCGCGCAAGGAAGGGCTTTCTGACCTGAGGCGTAGCGGCTTGCGCAAGGTGATGTCGGGCATGACCTCGCTGGAAGAAGTCAATCGTATCACCAAGGACTGA
- a CDS encoding bifunctional 4-hydroxy-2-oxoglutarate aldolase/2-dehydro-3-deoxy-phosphogluconate aldolase: MSFEKQLPSTRTTEIDSICQKASVLPVIAVERIEDAVPLGKALYEGGLTVLEVTLRTDCALEAIRLMREALPNASIGAGTVLTPEQYRQVEELGVDFIVTPGTTEALYQYGVTSSVPMLPGVATVSELMTGWQYGYRRFKFFPAEAAGGVNAIKSFGGPISEARFCPTGGISLSNAADYLALKNVMCVGGSWVAPQKLIDAGDWDGIRELAREASERFHR, encoded by the coding sequence ATGAGCTTTGAAAAACAGCTTCCGTCGACTCGCACCACCGAGATCGACAGCATCTGCCAGAAAGCCTCCGTGCTGCCGGTGATCGCCGTCGAGCGCATCGAGGACGCCGTACCGCTGGGCAAGGCCCTCTACGAAGGTGGCCTGACCGTGCTGGAAGTCACGCTGCGTACCGACTGCGCGCTGGAAGCCATCCGCCTGATGCGTGAAGCGCTGCCCAACGCCAGCATCGGTGCCGGCACCGTGCTGACGCCGGAACAGTATCGCCAGGTGGAAGAGCTGGGTGTCGACTTCATCGTCACGCCGGGCACCACCGAAGCGCTGTACCAGTACGGCGTGACCAGCAGCGTGCCGATGCTGCCGGGTGTCGCGACCGTCTCGGAGCTGATGACGGGCTGGCAGTACGGTTACCGTCGCTTCAAGTTCTTCCCGGCGGAAGCCGCGGGCGGCGTCAATGCGATCAAGTCCTTCGGTGGCCCGATCAGCGAAGCTCGCTTCTGCCCGACTGGCGGCATTTCCCTGAGCAACGCCGCTGACTACCTCGCGCTCAAGAACGTGATGTGTGTCGGTGGTAGCTGGGTCGCGCCGCAGAAGCTGATCGATGCGGGTGACTGGGATGGTATCCGCGAGCTGGCGCGTGAAGCCTCTGAGCGTTTCCACCGCTGA
- a CDS encoding cation diffusion facilitator family transporter, with translation MPPSMPPSSSTESASSASAKREAQRITLIGAALDGVLGVAKLIIGKIVGSQALIADGIHSLSDLVTDAFVLVATHYGRQAPDRSHPWGHERIETLGTLVLGSLLLAVAGAIGWEGILRSWELMFGSLTIPLPGALGIGIAIISLLGKEGIFRATLKIARKQKSKLLEANAWHSRSDALSTVAVLIGLIGTQLGASWLDGIAAVVVGVMVGKIGASLAWEASRELIDTALPREQQHAMRECLLSLPEVRGAHDLRSRTLAGRIVLEVHLLVAPRISVSEGHAIGHHAVARLKAEFPQLSDVLYHIDPEDDSHLGQASQAQPTLKQPLPLRSDIISALEECWQQSPLWQARSGLTLHYVNHATTPADTDSSSPHVDILLELPGGATQAAWETAQQCNHDADSRNASIAEMEHLAAGLEWFGQLEIGVMSHIHQR, from the coding sequence ATGCCCCCCTCCATGCCACCATCGTCATCCACGGAGTCTGCCAGCTCAGCAAGCGCCAAGCGTGAGGCACAGCGCATCACCTTGATCGGCGCGGCGCTGGATGGCGTGCTGGGTGTCGCGAAGCTCATCATCGGCAAAATTGTCGGCTCACAGGCACTGATCGCCGATGGCATCCATTCTCTGTCAGACCTGGTGACGGATGCCTTCGTGTTGGTGGCGACTCACTACGGCCGCCAGGCACCGGATCGCTCACATCCTTGGGGCCATGAGCGCATCGAGACGCTCGGTACCCTCGTGCTTGGCAGCCTGCTGCTGGCCGTGGCAGGCGCCATTGGCTGGGAAGGCATCTTGCGCAGCTGGGAGCTGATGTTCGGCTCACTGACCATCCCGCTGCCCGGCGCGCTGGGCATCGGCATCGCGATCATCTCACTGCTCGGCAAGGAAGGTATCTTTCGCGCTACGCTGAAGATCGCGCGCAAGCAGAAATCCAAGCTGCTGGAGGCCAATGCCTGGCACTCGCGCAGTGATGCGCTCTCCACCGTGGCGGTGCTGATAGGCCTGATCGGTACCCAGCTGGGGGCAAGCTGGCTGGATGGCATCGCAGCGGTCGTCGTTGGTGTGATGGTGGGCAAGATCGGCGCCTCATTGGCCTGGGAGGCCTCACGCGAACTGATCGACACCGCCCTGCCGCGTGAACAGCAACACGCCATGCGTGAGTGCTTGCTGTCACTGCCGGAGGTGCGTGGCGCGCACGACCTGCGCAGCCGCACGCTGGCCGGCCGTATCGTGCTGGAAGTCCACCTGCTGGTCGCGCCACGCATCAGCGTCTCGGAAGGCCATGCCATCGGCCATCACGCCGTGGCTCGCCTCAAGGCTGAATTCCCCCAGCTCAGTGATGTGCTCTATCACATCGACCCCGAAGATGACTCGCATCTCGGTCAGGCCAGCCAGGCGCAGCCCACGCTGAAGCAGCCCCTACCCCTGCGCAGCGACATCATCTCCGCACTCGAGGAATGCTGGCAGCAGTCACCTCTCTGGCAGGCGCGCAGCGGCCTCACCCTGCATTACGTCAACCATGCCACCACACCTGCTGACACCGACTCGTCGTCCCCGCATGTGGATATCCTGCTGGAGTTGCCGGGTGGTGCTACGCAAGCCGCCTGGGAAACAGCTCAGCAATGTAACCACGACGCCGACTCGCGCAACGCATCAATCGCCGAGATGGAACACCTTGCAGCGGGTCTTGAGTGGTTTGGCCAGCTGGAGATTGGGGTGATGTCACATATCCACCAGCGCTGA
- a CDS encoding ABC transporter permease, whose product MSADPSTMTAELRHPPRWWQARSDGARLLRLGGGLVIAMLVLAPFADLSVTSRDPWQELGRMLAGLASPAPGALESPLHALVLTIAFALWGTLLGALIGLPLALVYSRSRLLRGICGGLRAVHELFWALLLLQVFGLSAATALAAITIPYAATFAKVYAEILEQLPQAPLKALPCASSRAMRFLYAELPMAWRRMASYTRYRFECGLRASVLLGFVGLPTLGFYLESAFREGRYAEAGALLWIFYLLIATLPWWGHRRALPVLAIASLWWLGPWPDVSPTLLWRFISHDIWPAPLVNASFESLISGELATDLLQWASHLPDLLPAIGNTLLLGLLGTAGSLLIAMLLWPLASRHVGNRLSQHSTNGLLIFLRTTPELILAFILLLLLGPSLLPAWLALALHNGAIIAFLCARHANQIQLPPSRPQGKFECWLYELNPRVAPGMFALLLYRAETIIRETAILGMLGVVTLGFHIDSSFEYLMFDQAFALLVLTAILNIGVDSLARRLRPSGEISEDSCVR is encoded by the coding sequence ATGTCAGCTGACCCCTCCACCATGACGGCAGAGCTGCGCCATCCTCCTCGCTGGTGGCAGGCACGCAGTGACGGTGCGCGCCTGTTGCGCCTCGGTGGCGGTCTGGTCATCGCGATGCTGGTGCTGGCGCCCTTCGCCGATCTCTCCGTCACCTCGCGCGACCCTTGGCAGGAGTTGGGCCGCATGCTGGCGGGTCTGGCGTCACCGGCTCCCGGCGCGCTGGAATCCCCGCTGCACGCTCTGGTCCTGACCATCGCCTTCGCGCTGTGGGGCACCCTGCTGGGTGCGCTGATCGGGCTGCCACTGGCATTGGTCTACTCTCGTTCGCGCCTGCTGCGGGGCATCTGTGGCGGGCTGCGCGCGGTGCATGAGCTGTTCTGGGCACTGCTGTTGCTGCAGGTGTTCGGGCTGTCGGCCGCCACGGCGCTGGCGGCGATCACGATTCCCTATGCGGCGACCTTCGCCAAGGTCTATGCCGAGATTCTCGAACAACTGCCGCAGGCGCCGCTCAAGGCGCTACCCTGTGCCAGCTCACGCGCGATGCGCTTTCTGTATGCAGAACTGCCGATGGCGTGGCGGCGCATGGCCAGCTACACCCGCTATCGCTTCGAATGCGGACTGCGCGCCAGCGTCCTGCTCGGTTTCGTCGGCTTGCCCACGTTGGGCTTCTATCTGGAGAGCGCCTTTCGCGAGGGCCGTTACGCGGAGGCGGGCGCCCTGCTATGGATCTTCTATCTGCTGATCGCCACGCTCCCGTGGTGGGGACACCGTCGGGCATTGCCGGTGCTGGCCATCGCCAGTCTCTGGTGGCTGGGGCCATGGCCCGATGTCAGCCCGACCCTGCTGTGGCGCTTCATCAGTCATGACATCTGGCCGGCGCCGCTGGTCAATGCATCATTCGAGTCACTGATCTCGGGTGAGCTCGCGACAGACCTGCTGCAGTGGGCAAGCCACCTGCCCGATCTGCTGCCTGCCATCGGCAATACCTTGCTGCTCGGTCTGCTGGGCACCGCAGGCAGTCTGCTGATCGCCATGCTGCTATGGCCGCTGGCCAGCCGCCATGTGGGCAATCGCCTCTCACAACACTCGACCAACGGCCTGCTGATCTTCCTGCGCACCACGCCAGAGCTGATTCTGGCCTTCATCCTGCTGTTGCTGCTGGGGCCTTCCCTGCTGCCCGCCTGGCTGGCGCTGGCGCTGCACAACGGCGCGATCATCGCCTTTCTGTGTGCTCGCCATGCCAACCAGATTCAGCTGCCGCCCAGTCGCCCGCAGGGCAAGTTCGAATGCTGGCTCTATGAGCTCAACCCACGTGTCGCTCCCGGCATGTTCGCGCTGCTGCTCTACCGCGCCGAAACCATCATCCGCGAGACGGCCATACTCGGCATGCTGGGGGTGGTAACGCTGGGCTTCCACATCGACTCGAGCTTCGAATACCTGATGTTTGATCAGGCATTTGCCTTGCTGGTGCTCACCGCCATACTCAATATCGGCGTTGACAGCCTCGCGCGGCGCCTGCGCCCCAGCGGTGAGATCTCTGAAGACAGCTGCGTGCGCTGA
- the zwf gene encoding glucose-6-phosphate dehydrogenase: protein MSSDIIPGVDIALFGALGDLAKRKLYPALYHLDRDGLLEKATRLIGLARQDVSLESFKDTVQAALKERVKPEHLEKECIERFLSRISYAALDFSTVEGYSAIADWRVDAKGKPSPRPLMIYLSVPSRIYGDISSNLQAAGCLDEHSRVVVEKPIGSDLESSRVVNDAIGAVFHESQIYRIDHYLGKETVQNLIALRFANPMFGNQWNQNQISHVEITVAEKVGIEGRWGYFDQAGQLRDMVQNHLLQLLCLIAMDPPSNLDADAIRDEKVKVLKALRPITGERLNTDLVRGQYIAGAVDGQHVPGYLEEEGANTESQTETFVAFKTEVSNWRWAGVPFYLRTGKRMPEKLSQIVIHFRQQPHYIFDPDQRSLAANKLIIRLQPSEGISLQVLTKDSGLDKGMRLRPGPLDLDFNSAFPKRRIPEAYERLLLEVIKGQQYLFVRRDEIEHAWRWVDTLIDGWESRAATPRRYPAGSWGPVSSIAMITRDGRSWYEEY, encoded by the coding sequence ATGAGTTCCGACATCATTCCGGGCGTGGATATTGCCCTGTTCGGCGCCTTGGGCGACCTCGCCAAGCGCAAGCTATATCCAGCCCTCTATCACCTCGACCGTGACGGCCTGCTCGAGAAGGCAACTCGCCTGATCGGTCTGGCGCGTCAGGATGTCAGCCTCGAATCCTTCAAGGACACCGTGCAGGCGGCGCTCAAGGAGCGCGTCAAGCCGGAACACCTCGAGAAGGAATGCATCGAGCGCTTCCTCTCTCGCATCAGCTACGCGGCGCTGGACTTCAGCACCGTGGAAGGCTATTCCGCGATCGCCGACTGGCGTGTGGATGCCAAGGGCAAGCCGTCACCGCGCCCGCTGATGATCTATCTTTCCGTACCGTCGCGTATCTACGGCGACATCAGCAGCAATCTGCAGGCGGCGGGCTGTCTCGACGAGCACTCGCGTGTCGTGGTCGAGAAGCCGATCGGCTCTGATCTGGAAAGCTCGCGTGTCGTCAACGACGCGATCGGCGCCGTCTTCCACGAATCCCAGATCTATCGCATCGATCACTATCTGGGCAAGGAAACCGTCCAGAACCTGATCGCGCTGCGCTTCGCCAACCCGATGTTCGGCAATCAGTGGAATCAGAACCAGATTTCCCACGTCGAGATCACCGTGGCGGAGAAGGTCGGCATCGAAGGACGCTGGGGTTACTTCGATCAGGCCGGTCAGCTGCGTGACATGGTGCAGAATCACCTGCTGCAGCTGCTGTGTCTGATCGCGATGGACCCGCCGTCCAACCTGGATGCGGACGCCATTCGTGACGAGAAGGTCAAGGTGCTCAAGGCGTTGCGCCCGATCACCGGCGAGCGTCTCAACACGGATCTGGTACGTGGCCAGTACATCGCGGGTGCCGTCGACGGCCAGCACGTGCCGGGCTATCTCGAGGAAGAAGGCGCCAACACCGAATCCCAGACCGAGACCTTCGTGGCCTTCAAGACCGAAGTCTCCAACTGGCGCTGGGCCGGTGTGCCGTTCTATCTGCGGACCGGCAAGCGCATGCCGGAAAAGCTGTCACAGATCGTGATCCACTTCCGTCAGCAGCCGCACTACATCTTCGATCCGGACCAGCGTTCGCTGGCGGCCAACAAGCTGATCATTCGTCTTCAGCCGTCCGAAGGCATCTCCCTGCAGGTGCTGACCAAGGACTCCGGTCTCGACAAGGGCATGCGTCTGCGTCCGGGCCCGCTGGATCTCGACTTCAACAGCGCCTTCCCCAAGCGCCGTATTCCGGAAGCTTACGAACGTCTGCTGCTTGAGGTCATCAAGGGTCAGCAGTATCTGTTCGTGCGTCGTGACGAGATCGAACACGCCTGGCGTTGGGTCGATACCCTCATCGATGGCTGGGAATCCCGCGCTGCCACGCCGCGCCGTTATCCGGCCGGCTCCTGGGGGCCCGTCTCCTCGATCGCGATGATCACGCGCGATGGCCGCAGCTGGTATGAGGAGTATTGA
- a CDS encoding MurR/RpiR family transcriptional regulator, with the protein MAVHDLINRIRERLDELNRSERKVADVILADPAAATGMSIAALAQASLVSEPTVNRFCRNFDAKGFPDFKIKLAQSLAGGTPYVSRSVDQSDDAAAYGDKILGATVAALDDARRALDPRRIERAVDYLSQAKQICFFGLGASGPVAADAQHKFFRFNLPVMAYEDVLMQRMVAAACHTGDVIVIISYTGRTRELVDIAKLARSNGAAVLGITAPDSPLARECTEVLEVMAPEDTDIYMPMTSRMIHLALIDVLATGVTLRRGEDFQQHLKKIKDSLKDTRFPPES; encoded by the coding sequence ATGGCAGTACACGACCTCATCAATCGCATCCGTGAACGTCTCGACGAGCTCAATCGCTCCGAGCGCAAGGTCGCCGACGTCATTCTGGCGGACCCGGCTGCGGCCACCGGCATGAGCATCGCGGCGCTCGCTCAGGCCTCGCTGGTCAGTGAGCCGACCGTCAACCGCTTTTGTCGCAACTTCGATGCCAAGGGCTTCCCCGACTTCAAGATCAAGCTGGCCCAGAGCCTGGCCGGCGGTACGCCGTATGTGTCGCGCAGTGTCGATCAGAGCGATGATGCCGCGGCCTATGGCGACAAGATTCTCGGCGCCACCGTGGCCGCGCTCGACGACGCCCGTCGCGCACTGGACCCCAGACGCATCGAACGCGCCGTCGACTACCTGAGCCAGGCCAAGCAGATCTGCTTCTTCGGCCTTGGCGCCTCAGGCCCGGTCGCGGCGGATGCCCAGCACAAGTTCTTCCGCTTCAACCTGCCGGTCATGGCCTATGAAGACGTGCTCATGCAGCGCATGGTGGCCGCCGCCTGCCATACCGGCGACGTGATCGTGATCATCTCCTACACCGGACGCACCCGCGAGCTGGTCGATATCGCCAAGCTCGCACGCAGCAATGGTGCCGCGGTACTGGGCATCACCGCACCGGACTCTCCGCTGGCGCGCGAGTGCACCGAAGTGCTGGAAGTCATGGCGCCGGAAGACACCGATATCTATATGCCGATGACCTCACGCATGATCCACCTGGCCTTGATCGACGTGCTGGCCACCGGTGTGACGCTCCGCCGTGGAGAAGATTTCCAGCAGCATCTCAAGAAGATCAAGGACAGTTTGAAGGACACCCGCTTCCCGCCAGAGTCTTGA